One genomic segment of Amycolatopsis granulosa includes these proteins:
- a CDS encoding DEAD/DEAH box helicase, whose translation MSLSDLLPADPDPDTLFETFSAWTAGRGLELYPAQEEALIEVVSGANVILSTPTGSGKSLVAVGAHFTALAHGKRSYYTAPIKALVSEKFFQLIEIFGADNVGMMTGDSAVNPDAPIICCTAEILANIALRYGADAPVGQVVADEFHFYSEPDRGWAWQVPLLELPHAQFVLMSATLGDVTFFEKDLTRRTGRPTAVVTSAQRPVPLTYRYALTPLHETMTELLAGGQAPVYVVHFSQAAAIERAQALMSINVTTRAEKDALAEAIGDFRFSAGFGKSLSRLVRHGIGVHHAGMLPKYRRLVEQLAQAGLLKVICGTDTLGVGINVPIRTVVFSALTKYDGVRQRHLKAREFHQIAGRAGRAGYDTDGYVVVQAPDHVVENAKALQKAGDDPKKKRKIVRKSAPEGFVNWTESTFERLISSPPEPLTSSFQVSHAMLLNVISRPGNAFAHMRHLLEDNHEDRPSQRKHIRRAIAIYRALVAAGVVERLSEPDDQGRTVRLTMDLQLDFALNQPLSPFALAAIELLDSGSPAYALDVVSVIESTVENPRPVLSQQQFKARGEAVAALKAEGVEYEERMALLDDVTYPKPLQDLLEAAYDTYRRGHPWVADYELKPKSVVRDMYERAMNFVEYVNFYSLARSEGLVLRYLADTYDALRRTVPDEAKTEPLEDLIAWLGEMVRQVDSSLLDEWEALRHPGEEPVAAAALPEKPPPVTANERAFRVLVRNQMFRRVELAARRAYAELGELDAASGWNDIEWEAALESYYEQHDSIGIGPDARGPAMLMISKEPEVWRVRQIFDDPAGDHDWGISAEVDLAASDEAGSAVLRVTAVDQL comes from the coding sequence ATGAGCCTTTCAGACCTCCTGCCTGCGGATCCCGACCCAGACACGCTGTTCGAGACGTTTTCGGCCTGGACGGCCGGACGCGGGCTCGAGCTGTACCCGGCGCAGGAAGAGGCGCTGATCGAGGTCGTCTCCGGTGCGAACGTCATCCTGTCCACCCCCACCGGATCGGGGAAGAGCCTGGTCGCGGTGGGCGCGCACTTCACCGCTCTCGCGCACGGCAAGCGCAGTTACTACACCGCGCCCATCAAGGCACTGGTCTCGGAGAAGTTCTTCCAGCTCATCGAGATCTTCGGTGCCGACAACGTCGGCATGATGACCGGTGACTCCGCCGTCAACCCGGATGCCCCGATCATCTGCTGCACCGCGGAAATCCTGGCGAACATCGCGTTGCGCTACGGGGCCGACGCGCCCGTCGGCCAGGTCGTGGCCGACGAGTTCCACTTCTACTCCGAGCCCGACCGCGGCTGGGCCTGGCAGGTGCCGCTGCTGGAGCTGCCGCACGCACAGTTCGTGCTGATGTCGGCCACGCTGGGTGACGTCACGTTCTTCGAGAAGGACCTGACCCGCCGCACCGGCCGCCCGACGGCGGTGGTCACCTCGGCGCAGCGCCCGGTGCCGCTGACCTACCGCTACGCGCTCACGCCGCTGCACGAGACGATGACCGAGCTGCTCGCCGGCGGGCAGGCCCCGGTGTACGTGGTGCACTTCTCGCAGGCCGCGGCGATCGAGCGGGCGCAGGCGCTGATGAGCATCAACGTCACCACCCGCGCCGAGAAGGACGCACTGGCCGAGGCCATCGGCGACTTCCGGTTCTCCGCCGGGTTCGGCAAGTCCCTGTCCCGGCTGGTCCGGCACGGCATCGGCGTGCACCACGCCGGGATGCTGCCCAAGTACCGGCGGCTCGTCGAGCAGCTCGCGCAGGCCGGGCTGCTGAAGGTGATCTGCGGGACCGACACGCTCGGGGTGGGCATCAACGTCCCGATCCGCACGGTGGTGTTCTCCGCGCTGACCAAGTACGACGGGGTGCGCCAGCGGCACCTCAAGGCCCGCGAGTTCCACCAGATCGCCGGCCGCGCCGGACGGGCCGGGTACGACACCGACGGGTACGTGGTGGTGCAGGCGCCGGACCACGTGGTCGAGAACGCGAAGGCCCTGCAGAAGGCGGGCGACGACCCGAAGAAGAAGCGCAAGATCGTCCGCAAGAGCGCGCCGGAGGGGTTCGTCAACTGGACCGAGAGCACGTTCGAGCGGCTGATCTCGTCGCCGCCCGAGCCGCTGACGTCCAGCTTCCAGGTCAGCCACGCGATGCTGCTCAACGTGATCTCGCGGCCGGGCAACGCGTTCGCCCACATGCGGCACCTGCTGGAGGACAACCACGAGGACCGGCCGTCGCAGCGCAAGCACATCCGCCGCGCCATCGCGATCTACCGGGCGCTGGTCGCCGCGGGTGTGGTGGAGCGGCTGTCCGAACCGGACGACCAGGGCCGGACCGTGCGGCTGACCATGGACCTGCAGCTGGACTTCGCGTTGAACCAGCCGCTGTCGCCGTTCGCGCTGGCCGCGATCGAACTGCTGGACAGCGGGTCCCCGGCGTACGCGCTGGACGTGGTGTCGGTGATCGAGTCCACAGTGGAGAATCCGCGGCCGGTGCTGTCGCAGCAGCAGTTCAAGGCTCGCGGCGAAGCCGTCGCGGCGCTCAAGGCCGAGGGGGTCGAGTACGAGGAGCGGATGGCGCTGCTCGACGACGTCACCTACCCGAAGCCGCTTCAGGACCTGCTGGAGGCGGCGTACGACACGTACCGGCGCGGGCACCCGTGGGTCGCGGACTACGAGCTGAAGCCGAAGTCGGTCGTCCGCGACATGTACGAGCGGGCGATGAACTTCGTCGAATACGTGAACTTCTACTCGCTGGCGCGCTCGGAGGGCCTGGTGCTGCGGTACCTGGCCGACACCTACGACGCGCTGCGGCGGACGGTGCCGGACGAGGCGAAGACCGAGCCGCTGGAGGACCTGATCGCGTGGCTCGGTGAGATGGTGCGCCAGGTCGACTCGAGCCTGCTGGACGAGTGGGAGGCGCTGCGGCACCCGGGGGAGGAGCCGGTCGCGGCCGCCGCGTTGCCGGAGAAACCGCCGCCGGTCACCGCCAACGAGCGTGCGTTCCGGGTACTGGTGCGCAACCAGATGTTCCGGCGGGTCGAGCTGGCGGCCCGGCGCGCGTACGCGGAGCTGGGGGAGCTGGACGCGGCGTCCGGCTGGAACGACATCGAGTGGGAAGCCGCGCTGGAGTCCTACTACGAGCAGCACGACTCGATCGGGATCGGCCCGGACGCGCGCGGACCGGCGATGCTGATGATCTCGAAGGAGCCGGAGGTGTGGCGCGTGCGGCAGATCTTCGACGACCCGGCGGGCGACCACGACTGGGGCATCAGCGCGGAGGTGGACCTGGCCGCCTCCGACGAGGCCGGCAGTGCGGTCCTGCGGGTCACGGCGGTCGACCAGCTCTGA
- a CDS encoding primosomal protein: protein MAQDIVPIELGLPQGDLVTLWAPRWREDGEEWEAFLGDEDDLYAFPDAAHLAAFVRTAEQHDLIDHPAWAAVPALNVPELIPDDDHSYDLVGVPELVAEDPDSWTISELAEIVGIVRSLADVCELDEVHEILDATEGFSLLEQGRLPFTGREGERLWNDLSEAVSEKWDTVLDAIDGLVTVPDVDAGVLEQTAEELATFLEESAEAEVESEQADEDLDTVETTDGDQDEEEDEEDVPTGFWAEVGIDPIKIITVGHEYYSLRCYLDDEPVFLGSAGKIDVFKSEKALGRALADGNAFADNDLAEVSTWDAVLSRATAGELEVEVDPENTYVLAGLDEDLAAGPDAIDPTQLDLAVELLTDAADWAGDDSTAAALSTSESLGWLVSFVLKPDPGRLAPSAPFDTEQSEWRKLVEAFENRLRVH from the coding sequence ATGGCACAGGACATCGTCCCGATCGAACTCGGGCTGCCGCAGGGGGACCTGGTGACCCTTTGGGCCCCGCGCTGGCGGGAGGACGGTGAGGAGTGGGAGGCGTTCCTCGGCGACGAGGACGACCTGTACGCCTTCCCCGACGCCGCGCACCTGGCCGCGTTCGTCCGGACGGCCGAACAGCACGACCTGATCGACCACCCGGCGTGGGCCGCGGTGCCCGCGCTGAACGTGCCGGAGCTGATCCCCGACGACGACCACTCCTACGACCTCGTCGGCGTCCCGGAGCTGGTGGCCGAGGACCCGGATTCGTGGACGATCAGCGAGCTGGCCGAGATCGTCGGCATCGTGCGGTCGCTGGCCGACGTCTGCGAGCTGGACGAGGTACACGAGATCCTGGACGCCACCGAGGGCTTCTCGCTGCTGGAGCAGGGCAGATTGCCGTTCACCGGCCGCGAGGGCGAGCGGCTGTGGAACGACCTGTCCGAGGCGGTGTCCGAGAAGTGGGACACCGTGCTGGACGCGATCGACGGCCTGGTCACGGTGCCCGATGTGGACGCCGGCGTGCTCGAGCAGACCGCGGAGGAGCTGGCCACGTTCCTGGAGGAGTCCGCGGAGGCCGAGGTCGAGTCCGAGCAGGCCGACGAGGACCTGGACACGGTCGAGACCACCGACGGCGACCAGGACGAGGAGGAGGACGAGGAGGACGTGCCGACCGGTTTCTGGGCCGAGGTCGGCATCGACCCGATCAAGATCATCACCGTCGGCCACGAGTACTACTCGCTGCGGTGCTACCTCGACGACGAGCCGGTCTTCCTCGGCAGTGCGGGCAAGATCGACGTGTTCAAGTCGGAGAAGGCGCTGGGCCGCGCGCTGGCCGACGGCAACGCCTTCGCCGACAACGACCTGGCCGAGGTGTCCACTTGGGACGCCGTGCTGTCCCGGGCGACCGCGGGCGAGCTGGAGGTCGAGGTCGATCCCGAGAACACCTACGTGCTGGCGGGCCTGGACGAGGACCTCGCCGCCGGGCCGGACGCGATCGACCCGACCCAGCTGGACCTGGCGGTCGAGCTGCTCACCGACGCGGCGGACTGGGCCGGTGACGACTCGACGGCCGCCGCACTGTCCACTTCGGAGAGCCTGGGCTGGCTGGTGTCGTTCGTGCTGAAGCCGGACCCCGGCCGGCTCGCGCCGAGCGCACCGTTCGACACCGAGCAGAGCGAGTGGCGCAAGCTGGTCGAGGCGTTCGAGAACCGGCTACGGGTCCACTGA
- a CDS encoding MerR family transcriptional regulator has translation MLIGELARRTGTSDRLLRYYERVGLLAADRRDNGYREYDAGAVERVQQIRELLAAGLPTREIRRIIDCAHPDGRLDACPGVLDTLRARLTELDARAAELTAARAALRQAITTTESQRERA, from the coding sequence ATGCTGATCGGTGAGCTGGCCCGGCGCACGGGCACGAGCGACCGGCTGCTGCGGTACTACGAGCGCGTCGGCCTCCTCGCGGCCGACCGGCGGGACAACGGGTATCGCGAGTACGACGCGGGTGCCGTCGAGCGCGTGCAGCAGATCCGCGAACTGCTCGCCGCCGGCCTGCCGACGCGGGAGATCCGGCGGATCATCGACTGCGCCCACCCGGACGGCAGGCTCGACGCCTGTCCCGGCGTGCTGGACACGCTGCGCGCCCGGCTGACCGAGCTGGACGCCCGCGCCGCGGAGCTCACCGCCGCGCGGGCCGCCCTGCGTCAGGCCATCACGACGACCGAGTCTCAGCGCGAACGGGCGTGA
- a CDS encoding MFS transporter — translation MSRAAAVDTRSRRRWGILALGLAAQTASCSFLFGIPFLVPAMRTAGLTLAQAGTIVAAPSIGLLFTLIAWGAAADRYGERVVMALGLGASSVLLLVTGLVMPSTGVLFGLFLLAGALTASVNAASGRAVMGWFGPDERGTAMGIRQTAQPLGVGIAALALPPLAEHAGFAAAVLFPGVFGLVVAALVAWLVIDPPRPVKKAGAPKPASPYRRPALWRLHGASTLLVVPQFAVSAFAPIYLVSEHGWSALSAGWFLAVVQVLGAAGRLVSGYWSDRVGSRLRPMRQLAVASAAVMLLVAVGDVSWSWVVLLALALAAVITVADNGLGFTASAELAGIDWAGRAMGAQNTAQNVAASLTPPLLGLVIGDSRYALAFCVAAIFPVLAIGLTPVRAETRSS, via the coding sequence ATGAGCCGAGCAGCAGCGGTGGACACGAGGAGTAGGCGCCGGTGGGGCATCCTCGCGCTCGGCCTCGCGGCCCAGACCGCGAGCTGCTCGTTCCTCTTCGGCATCCCGTTCCTGGTGCCCGCGATGCGGACGGCCGGCCTGACGCTCGCGCAGGCCGGCACCATCGTCGCCGCGCCCAGCATCGGCCTGCTGTTCACGCTGATCGCGTGGGGCGCGGCGGCCGACCGCTACGGCGAGCGCGTGGTGATGGCGCTGGGCCTGGGCGCGTCGTCGGTGCTGCTGCTGGTCACGGGGCTGGTCATGCCGTCCACCGGGGTGCTGTTCGGGTTGTTCCTGCTCGCCGGGGCGCTCACCGCGTCGGTGAACGCGGCCAGCGGGCGGGCGGTCATGGGCTGGTTCGGGCCGGACGAACGCGGCACCGCCATGGGCATCCGGCAGACCGCGCAGCCGCTCGGTGTCGGGATCGCGGCGCTGGCCCTGCCGCCGCTGGCGGAGCACGCGGGCTTTGCGGCGGCGGTGCTGTTCCCCGGGGTTTTCGGGCTGGTGGTGGCCGCGCTGGTCGCCTGGCTGGTGATCGACCCGCCGCGGCCGGTGAAGAAGGCGGGCGCTCCGAAACCCGCGTCCCCCTACCGGAGGCCGGCCCTGTGGCGGCTGCACGGCGCCAGCACGTTGCTGGTGGTCCCGCAGTTCGCGGTGTCCGCGTTCGCGCCGATCTACCTGGTGTCCGAGCACGGGTGGAGCGCACTGTCCGCGGGCTGGTTCCTGGCGGTGGTGCAGGTGCTGGGCGCGGCGGGGCGGCTCGTCTCCGGCTACTGGTCCGACCGCGTGGGCAGCAGGCTGCGGCCGATGCGGCAGCTGGCGGTGGCGAGCGCGGCGGTCATGCTGCTGGTCGCCGTCGGGGACGTGAGCTGGTCGTGGGTGGTGCTGCTCGCCCTGGCGCTGGCCGCGGTGATCACGGTCGCGGACAACGGGCTGGGGTTCACCGCCTCGGCCGAACTGGCCGGGATCGACTGGGCGGGCCGGGCGATGGGCGCGCAGAACACCGCCCAGAACGTCGCGGCATCCCTGACCCCGCCGCTGCTGGGCCTGGTGATCGGCGACTCGCGCTACGCGCTGGCGTTCTGCGTGGCCGCGATCTTCCCGGTGCTGGCCATCGGCCTCACGCCCGTTCGCGCTGAGACTCGGTCGTCGTGA
- a CDS encoding adenosine deaminase: protein MSGNSTPAPLTTENIRRAPKVLLHDHLDGGLRPGTVAELADALGYRDLPTTDVAELGRWFREAADSGSLESYLETFAHTCGVMQTEEALVRVARECVEDLAADGVAYAEVRYAPELFVERGLSLDAVVEAVQAGFAEGERRAAQQGKVIRMGTLLCAMRQHARAAEIAELAVRYRDAGVAGFDIAGPEAGFPPTRNLDAFEYLRTNNAHFTIHAGEAFGLASIWEAIQHCGAERLGHGVRIVDDIKRDPDGTVHLGRLASYVRDRRIPLEICPSSNVQTGAAASIADHPIGLLADLRFRVTVNTDNRLMSGCTMSSEFAALAEAFGYGWADFQWFTINAMKSAFLDFDQRLDLINNVIKPGYAELL, encoded by the coding sequence ATGTCCGGAAACTCCACTCCCGCGCCCCTGACCACGGAAAACATCCGCCGCGCGCCCAAGGTCCTGCTCCATGACCACCTCGACGGAGGACTCCGTCCGGGGACCGTCGCCGAACTGGCCGACGCGCTGGGGTACCGCGATCTGCCCACCACCGACGTGGCCGAGCTGGGCCGCTGGTTCCGCGAGGCGGCCGACTCCGGGTCCCTGGAGTCCTACCTGGAGACCTTCGCGCACACCTGTGGCGTCATGCAGACCGAAGAAGCCCTGGTCAGGGTCGCCAGGGAGTGCGTGGAGGACCTCGCCGCGGACGGTGTCGCGTACGCCGAGGTGCGGTACGCGCCGGAGCTGTTCGTCGAGCGCGGGCTGTCGCTCGACGCCGTCGTCGAGGCCGTTCAGGCCGGGTTTGCGGAGGGTGAGCGCCGAGCCGCTCAGCAGGGAAAAGTCATCCGAATGGGTACTTTGTTGTGTGCGATGCGTCAGCACGCGCGCGCGGCGGAGATCGCCGAGCTCGCGGTGCGTTACCGGGACGCCGGTGTGGCCGGGTTCGACATCGCCGGACCGGAAGCGGGATTCCCGCCCACCCGCAATCTCGACGCATTCGAATACCTGCGCACCAACAATGCGCATTTCACCATTCACGCCGGTGAGGCGTTCGGGCTCGCGTCGATTTGGGAGGCGATTCAGCATTGTGGCGCGGAACGGCTCGGGCACGGCGTGCGAATCGTCGACGACATCAAGCGCGATCCGGACGGGACGGTCCACCTGGGCCGGCTCGCGAGCTACGTCCGCGACCGCCGCATCCCGCTGGAGATCTGCCCGTCATCCAACGTCCAGACGGGTGCGGCGGCGTCGATCGCCGACCATCCGATCGGGCTACTGGCGGACTTGCGCTTCCGGGTGACGGTGAACACGGACAACCGGCTCATGAGCGGCTGCACGATGTCGAGTGAGTTCGCCGCACTCGCGGAGGCGTTCGGCTACGGCTGGGCCGACTTCCAGTGGTTCACGATCAACGCGATGAAGTCGGCGTTCCTCGATTTCGATCAACGACTCGACTTGATCAACAACGTGATCAAACCCGGCTACGCGGAGCTGCTGTGA
- a CDS encoding PA containing protein, which produces MTTDNHIGAPSFDRMRNMLVRAAEVRESEQQQIFDALDDIYARLAPVDSLGAVRKRLSELPDRTEVGVLAERLDEAMSRLEAQDNALADLARAVESIVDKLAKPFAQLDGRLDGVAARFEGVAGRMDGLEDKLENIHRRLDDLNGHLDKQDAKLDALPQAVHGPVKERIEMAESILRDRVDSGLGELRERVENGAGELRERVDNGLSALRGRVDEADAQHRERVEAATQSLRGAIDETAEMLDPTERLEALSARLEEITGRLDNLAGRVDKVDEGVAAQFGDLGGAVKSGFSRVEGTLASRPDTESVGSLVRRSNEESERRIGGQLDEAMATFAELMLGGGPSVPQIAPPPPVQRQPRRARNGRAPKNADVKTKPEGDDSDA; this is translated from the coding sequence GTGACCACTGATAACCACATTGGAGCTCCGTCCTTCGACCGGATGCGCAACATGCTGGTGCGCGCGGCCGAAGTCCGCGAGAGCGAGCAGCAGCAGATCTTCGACGCGCTCGATGACATCTACGCGCGGCTGGCTCCGGTCGACTCGCTGGGCGCCGTGCGCAAGCGCCTGTCGGAGCTGCCCGACCGCACCGAGGTCGGCGTGCTCGCCGAGCGCCTGGACGAGGCGATGTCCCGCCTGGAGGCGCAGGACAACGCGCTGGCGGACCTGGCGCGCGCGGTGGAAAGCATCGTCGACAAGCTGGCGAAGCCGTTCGCCCAGCTCGACGGTCGTCTGGACGGCGTGGCCGCCCGGTTCGAGGGCGTGGCCGGCCGGATGGACGGGCTCGAGGACAAGCTGGAGAACATCCACCGCCGCCTGGACGACCTCAACGGTCACCTGGACAAGCAGGACGCGAAGCTCGACGCGCTGCCGCAGGCCGTGCACGGCCCGGTCAAGGAGCGCATCGAGATGGCCGAGTCCATCCTGCGCGACCGGGTCGACTCGGGGCTGGGCGAGCTGCGCGAGCGGGTGGAGAACGGTGCCGGCGAGCTGCGGGAGCGGGTCGACAACGGCCTGTCCGCGCTGCGCGGCCGCGTGGACGAGGCGGACGCCCAGCACCGGGAACGCGTCGAGGCGGCCACGCAGTCGCTGCGCGGCGCGATCGACGAGACCGCCGAGATGCTGGACCCGACCGAGCGGCTGGAAGCGCTGTCCGCACGGCTGGAAGAGATCACCGGCCGCCTGGACAACCTGGCCGGCCGGGTCGACAAGGTCGACGAGGGCGTGGCCGCGCAGTTCGGCGACCTCGGCGGCGCGGTGAAGAGCGGCTTCTCGCGGGTCGAGGGCACGCTGGCCAGCCGTCCGGACACCGAGTCGGTCGGTTCGCTGGTGCGGCGCAGCAACGAGGAGTCCGAGCGGCGCATCGGCGGTCAGCTCGACGAGGCGATGGCGACGTTCGCGGAACTGATGCTCGGCGGCGGCCCGTCCGTCCCGCAGATCGCTCCGCCGCCCCCGGTGCAGCGCCAGCCGCGCCGCGCCCGCAACGGCCGGGCGCCGAAGAACGCGGACGTGAAGACCAAGCCCGAGGGCGACGACTCCGACGCCTGA
- a CDS encoding VOC family protein codes for MLRLGITVLGVDDLERATAFWSAALGLTRSSEWENENWRTLSDQRGPVLGLIRSETPVQRHPRLHLDLFADNRAEQVAEVARLVSLGATEVDWDSYPADPDFVVLADPEGNIFCVVDLSHPASS; via the coding sequence ATGCTGCGACTGGGGATCACCGTGCTCGGAGTGGACGACCTCGAGCGTGCGACCGCGTTCTGGTCGGCGGCGCTCGGCCTGACCAGAAGCAGCGAGTGGGAGAACGAGAACTGGCGCACGCTCAGCGACCAGCGCGGCCCGGTCCTGGGCCTGATCCGCAGTGAGACGCCCGTGCAGCGGCATCCCCGGCTGCACCTGGACCTGTTCGCCGACAACCGTGCGGAGCAGGTGGCCGAGGTCGCGCGCCTGGTGTCGCTGGGCGCGACCGAGGTGGACTGGGACAGCTACCCGGCCGACCCGGACTTCGTGGTACTGGCCGACCCGGAGGGCAACATCTTCTGCGTGGTGGACCTCAGCCACCCGGCGTCAAGCTGA
- a CDS encoding thymidine phosphorylase, which yields MKAFAAVDVIRSKRDGEALTDEQIRWVVDAYTRGEVAEEQMAALAMAVFLRGMDARETATWTGAMIDSGARLSLRVDRPTVDKHSTGGVGDKITLPLAPLVATCGAAVPQLSGRGLGHTGGTLDKLESIPGWRASLPVDEITRQLNDVGAVICAATEGLAPADRKLYALRDVTGTVESIPLIASSIMSKKIAEGSAGLVLDVKTGSGAFMKSRADAVELARTLVDIGTAHGVATTALLTDMNAPLGAAVGNAIEVAEAVEVLQGGGPADVVELTLALAREMLALAGIRVDPAEVLASGEAYETWCRMIAAQGGDPAAPLPKPAHVAVVEASSSGYLSRLDAYAVGVAAWRLGAGRARREDPVQHAAGVRCLAKPGERVSAGQPLLELHTNTPDAVPAAREALAGALDITATPPTPGPLILDRVHAP from the coding sequence GTGAAAGCGTTTGCCGCGGTCGACGTCATCCGGTCCAAACGGGACGGCGAAGCGCTGACCGACGAGCAGATCCGCTGGGTGGTCGACGCCTACACCCGGGGCGAGGTGGCCGAGGAGCAGATGGCCGCGCTCGCGATGGCCGTGTTCCTGCGCGGGATGGACGCGCGGGAGACGGCGACCTGGACCGGCGCGATGATCGACTCCGGTGCGCGGTTGTCGTTGCGGGTGGACCGCCCCACGGTGGACAAGCACTCGACCGGCGGGGTCGGTGACAAGATCACGTTGCCGCTGGCCCCGCTGGTCGCGACGTGCGGGGCGGCGGTGCCACAGCTGTCCGGGCGCGGGCTCGGCCACACCGGCGGCACGCTGGACAAGCTGGAGTCGATCCCGGGCTGGCGGGCGTCGTTGCCGGTGGACGAGATCACCCGGCAGCTCAACGACGTGGGCGCGGTGATCTGCGCGGCGACCGAGGGGCTGGCGCCGGCGGACCGGAAGCTGTACGCGCTGCGGGACGTCACGGGCACGGTCGAGTCGATCCCGTTGATCGCGAGCTCGATCATGAGCAAGAAGATCGCGGAAGGCTCGGCCGGGCTGGTCCTGGACGTGAAGACGGGCTCCGGTGCGTTCATGAAATCGCGTGCGGACGCGGTGGAGCTGGCGCGGACGCTGGTCGACATCGGGACGGCGCACGGCGTGGCCACGACCGCGTTGCTGACGGACATGAACGCGCCGCTGGGCGCGGCGGTCGGCAACGCGATCGAGGTCGCGGAGGCGGTGGAGGTCCTGCAAGGCGGGGGGCCGGCCGACGTGGTCGAGCTGACGCTGGCACTGGCGCGGGAAATGCTGGCCCTCGCGGGCATCCGGGTGGACCCGGCCGAGGTGCTGGCCTCCGGCGAAGCGTACGAAACGTGGTGCCGGATGATCGCCGCCCAGGGTGGTGATCCGGCCGCGCCGTTGCCGAAGCCCGCGCACGTCGCGGTTGTGGAAGCGTCCTCATCGGGCTACCTGTCCCGGCTGGACGCCTATGCGGTCGGAGTCGCCGCCTGGCGCCTCGGCGCCGGCCGCGCCCGCCGCGAGGACCCGGTCCAGCACGCCGCCGGCGTCCGGTGCCTGGCGAAGCCGGGCGAGCGGGTCTCGGCCGGCCAGCCCCTGCTGGAGCTGCACACCAACACCCCGGACGCGGTCCCCGCCGCCCGCGAAGCGCTCGCCGGCGCTCTGGACATCACCGCGACGCCACCCACCCCGGGCCCGCTGATCCTGGACCGGGTCCACGCCCCTTGA
- a CDS encoding cytidine deaminase, translated as MSEIDWEALRARAVVAAKSAYAPYSGLHVGVAGLVDDGRVVVGCNVENASYGLGLCAECTMAGQLRLSGGGRLVAVACRSGDGDLLMPCGRCRQILFELGGGACLVDTPSGILPMTSVLPDAFGPADLP; from the coding sequence GTGAGCGAGATCGACTGGGAGGCGCTGCGCGCTCGGGCCGTGGTCGCGGCGAAGAGCGCGTACGCGCCCTACTCGGGCCTGCACGTGGGCGTGGCCGGGCTGGTGGACGACGGCCGGGTGGTCGTCGGCTGCAACGTGGAAAACGCCTCCTACGGCCTGGGCCTGTGCGCCGAATGCACGATGGCCGGGCAGCTGCGGCTGTCCGGCGGCGGCCGCCTGGTGGCGGTGGCGTGCCGATCCGGCGACGGGGACCTGCTGATGCCGTGCGGCCGGTGCCGTCAGATCCTGTTCGAGCTGGGCGGCGGTGCCTGCCTGGTCGACACGCCGTCCGGGATCCTGCCGATGACCTCGGTGCTGCCCGACGCGTTCGGGCCGGCGGACCTGCCGTGA
- a CDS encoding ABC transporter permease: protein MSLATEAEAPMTVPPAPRRRRIPGWARGVLWAIGIVAVLSTASYFTGVNTLTSTNTAQTALRLALPILLCGLGGLWSERGGVVNIGLEGMMILGTWGAAWGAYHGGPWAGLGAAIVFGALGGLLHAIATVTFNVNHIVSGVAINLLGLGVAKYLATLIFEPLSGNPRQSPTVPTFDTYSATFLSNWLTGLENQQRVFVSDAAGLLNGLVTGVAPLTMIAILLVPLSYLVLWRTRLGLRLRSCGENPVAAESLGVNVYAHRYLGVLVSGGLAGMGGAALVLLQGGGGYLENQTNGRGYIGLAAMIFGNWRPGGLLGGAALFGYADGLQLSGGGKAVLALLYGVVLLLVVIVVVQLIRRQWIAAALGVAGAGVLYWIYWSNDSLPSELTPYTAHVVTLIVLAVASQRLRPPKAAGARYRRGEGDQ, encoded by the coding sequence TCGCCGGATTCCCGGGTGGGCGCGGGGTGTCCTGTGGGCGATCGGGATCGTCGCGGTGCTGTCCACCGCGTCGTACTTCACCGGTGTCAACACGCTCACCTCGACCAACACCGCGCAGACCGCGTTGCGGCTCGCGTTGCCGATCCTGCTGTGCGGGCTCGGCGGCCTGTGGTCCGAGCGCGGTGGCGTGGTGAACATCGGTCTCGAGGGCATGATGATCCTCGGGACCTGGGGGGCGGCGTGGGGCGCCTACCACGGCGGCCCGTGGGCGGGGCTGGGCGCGGCGATCGTGTTCGGCGCGCTGGGCGGCCTGCTGCACGCCATCGCCACGGTCACGTTCAACGTCAACCACATCGTCTCCGGTGTGGCGATCAACCTGCTCGGGCTCGGTGTGGCCAAGTACCTGGCGACGCTGATCTTCGAGCCGCTGTCCGGCAACCCACGGCAGTCGCCGACCGTGCCGACCTTCGACACCTACTCGGCGACGTTCCTGTCGAACTGGCTCACCGGCCTGGAGAACCAGCAGCGGGTGTTCGTCTCGGACGCGGCCGGCCTGCTCAACGGGCTGGTGACCGGGGTGGCGCCGCTGACGATGATCGCGATCCTGCTGGTGCCGCTGAGCTACCTGGTGCTGTGGCGGACGCGGCTCGGGCTGCGGTTGCGCTCGTGCGGCGAGAACCCGGTGGCGGCCGAATCGCTCGGTGTCAACGTGTACGCGCACCGGTACCTCGGCGTGCTCGTCTCCGGTGGTCTGGCCGGCATGGGTGGCGCCGCGCTGGTGCTGCTGCAGGGCGGCGGCGGTTACCTGGAGAACCAGACCAACGGCCGCGGCTACATCGGTCTGGCCGCGATGATCTTCGGCAACTGGCGGCCGGGCGGCCTGCTCGGCGGTGCCGCGCTGTTCGGGTACGCGGACGGACTGCAGCTCTCCGGTGGCGGGAAGGCGGTGCTGGCGCTGCTGTACGGCGTGGTGCTGCTGCTCGTGGTCATCGTCGTCGTGCAGCTGATCCGGCGGCAGTGGATCGCCGCGGCCCTGGGTGTCGCCGGGGCCGGGGTCCTGTACTGGATCTACTGGTCCAACGACTCGCTGCCGAGCGAGCTGACCCCGTACACCGCGCACGTGGTGACGCTGATCGTGCTCGCGGTGGCTTCGCAACGGTTGCGGCCGCCGAAGGCCGCCGGTGCGCGGTACCGCCGCGGGGAGGGGGACCAGTGA